Proteins encoded in a region of the Vicia villosa cultivar HV-30 ecotype Madison, WI linkage group LG5, Vvil1.0, whole genome shotgun sequence genome:
- the LOC131605908 gene encoding putative F-box protein At3g16210 — protein sequence MVTTNKHIHEDFAFVILSKLPLKSLTRFCCVSKSWSLLLDNTYFMNMFRKNFLLKNHSYYNDTSLLLHYDASWNVDNPSNSGMHSLSGEGFENMVHLDWSNLFQEDEWLFNILGSTSINGFLCIDCKQTGRVVLWNPTTEEYKVIPICHFSNESIVLHLCLHGFGFDSISDDYKVIQHRVFSHHDRDSEDATWKDICPYSLWEIYSLKNNSWKTLDIDMPTCYQDEVGVHAYMDNVCHWLGKSRTHGSTCEMHNEVYLVSFNLSTEMFVTTSLPSNMDGIDYNYLGVLNGSITLISNNAETTTFQISILGEVGRNESWIKLFIFQSLSCIDRPIGVSKNGDIFFIQNDEELAWINLSSEKFEKLGVKGTFNCQVISYKRSLVPIDRKK from the coding sequence ATGGTTACTACCAACAAACATATACATGAAGATTTTGCATTTGTTATTCTCTCAAAATTGCCCCTCAAATCTTTGACTCGATTTTGTTGCGTAAGTAAATCATGGTCTCTTTTGTTAGATAATACTTATTTTATGAACATGTTTCGAAAGAATTTTTTATTGAAGAATCACTCCTATTACAATGACACGTCGCTTCTTCTACATTATGATGCATCATGGAATGTTGATAATCCAAGTAACTCTGGAATGCATTCTCTATCCGGTGAGGGATTTGAGAATATGGTACACTTAGATTGGTCAAATTTATTTCAGGAAGATGAGTGGTTGTTTAACATTTTGGGTTCAACTAGTATCAATGGTTTTCTTTGTATTGATTGTAAACAAACAGGGAGAGTTGTATTGTGGAATCCAACAACCGAGGAATATAAAGTTATTCCTATATGTCATTTTTCCAATGAATCAATTGTGCTTCATCTTTGTCTTCATGGgtttggttttgactctattagTGATGATTACAAGGTCATTCAACATCGAGTATTTTCTCATCATGACAGGGATAGTGAAGATGCAACATGGAAAGATATATGTCCTTACTCTTTGTGGGAGATATATAGTTTAAAAAACAACTCTTGGAAAACACTTGATATAGATATGCCCACATGTTATCAAGATGAGGTGGGTGTTCATGCGTACATGGATAATGTGTGTCATTGGTTAGGTAAAAGTAGAACACATGGTTCTACTTGTGAAATGCACAATGAAGTTTATTTGGTCTCATTTAACTTGAGCACTGAGATGTTTGTTACAACATCTTTACCTTCAAACATGGACGGtattgattataattacttgggAGTGCTAAACGGTTCAATAACATTGATTTCAAATAATGCAGAGACAACTACttttcaaatatcaattttagGTGAAGTTGGGAGAAATGAGTCATGGATCAAGCTCTTCATTTTTCAGTCATTATCGTGTATTGATCGACCTATTGGAGTGAGTAAAAATGGTGATATATTCTTTATACAAAATGATGAAGAACTAGCTTGGATTAATTTAAGTTCCGAAAAGTTTGAAAAGCTAGGTGTTAAAGGAACTTTTAACTGTCAAGTGATAAGTTATAAGAGAAGTCTTGTCCCAATTGACAGAAAAAAGTAA